A region of the Gallaecimonas mangrovi genome:
GTAGTGTTCCTATCAAATATCCCAATGATTTCCCGACACCAGTGCCCGCCTGAGCCATCAATAGCCGCTGCTGGCGGTGGTAATCGCCAGCCAAGGTTTTCGCAACTTCAGCTATTAGCTGCTGCTGCCCCTTGCGCGGTTTAAAGCCAGAGCTTTGCTGACCCAGTGTGCGGTAAAGGGTTTGGATCTCTGATTTGGTTTTATCGGAAAGCAAGGGTTCAAGAGAAAAGCGGGGTGATAACGGCATTGTACTGAAAGCGACGCCTCAGTGGGAACGGCAAGAGAGAGAAATGATTAATTAGACAATATAGGTGTTAAAAATTAACCAATATTTTACCAGTGGCTATTTTTTGAACCGCTTCTATTGTTGTTAAACCTTAGTTTTATGTGCCAATTGCTATTAATTGTTGCTAATTAAAATTTTAAATGTGCAAATTTACGAGCTTCCTGTTTGAGTGTAAGTTATTGATTTTAGTTTTTTAATTTTATTTTTATTAAAATATTGTGATGTGATTTGCGGTTTGTAACCATAGTGTTGACGCAAGTTGTCCACTGTGTTTATATTTTTCCCGACGGTTGGGGCTAACCCAATAACAACAGCTGTTTTTAATACAAAGCTGAAACAATAAGCCATGTAAATGGTCCAGGGAGATAATTGTTATGTATCGCAATAGTAAACTGGCGAGCTCAGTTAGATGGGCGCTGCTTGCTGCTAGCGCTGCGTCAGTAGCGTTGCCTGCATTCGCTGCGGATGAAACGTCTACGGATGATGGTAGTAAGCAACCAGAACGTATCGAAGTAACAGGTTCACGCATCAAGCGTGTCGACATGGAGACTGCCTCTCCTGTTACCATCATCACGCGCGCCGACATTGAGCTTTCAGGTAATACCTCTGTTGAAGACGTTTTAAATAACGTTGCTGCCAACAGCTTTGGTTCTTGGCGTGGTAAGTCTGGCTATGGTTCTGGTTATTCAGGCACTTCTAGCGTCGACTTACGTGGTTTGGGGGCCACTCTGGTACTGTTAGATGGCCGCCGTTTGCCTGGTACCGGTGGTTCTGGGGGCTCTGAATACGACACTTCTTCTATCCCGTTGGCAATTGTTGATCGCATCGAGATTTTACGTGACGGTGCTTCTGCTATTTATGGCTCTGATGCGGTAGCTGGTGTTGTTAACATCATCACCAAAAAAGAGTTTGACGGTGTCACTCTGAGCGTTCAAACCGAAAGCCCGGATGTGGATGGTGGTTTAACGACTCGCTATGAGTTGTCTGCTGGTGCTACTGGTGAGCGCGGTAGCTTGGTTTTTGTGGCTCAACACGAAGATCAAAACGAAATTACTGATGCCGCCATTTACGGCAAAGATGCTGCTTTCTCAAGCTATTCTCCTGTTGCTCGTGGCACCTACACCGATGATGCTGGTGATAGCCATTATTACGCCAATATGGACTTGTGTGGTGCTACTCCTAACACCGGTGCACTGTCTAGCTCTTTAGGTGATTACTGCGGTTATGCCTACGGTAACGTCACTTGGCTGTATGGTAGTTCCACCAAAGATAACGTTCTGTCCAAGTTTACTTATTCCTTGACGGATGACTTGACCTTGAAAGGCCGTGTCAGCGCAATCAAGAACGAAACTTGGAGCCGTTACGCGCCAACGCCCGTATCCACCACCACTTTGACAATGGATGCTGATAATCCGAATAACCCAACCGATTATGACATTTCCAGTATTGCGTTCCGTACGGCTCAATTAGGTAACCGTGATACAAAGTACGACACCAGCGTCATTGATTATGTTGTTGGCTTAGACGGTACTACCGATATTGGTAAAAGCGTTGATTGGAACGTTAACTACCAGCACACAACTTCCACCGAAACCACTCACAACTATAACCTGACCAACGATACTGCAGTTCAAACACTGATTGACGATGGTGACTTGGACATCTTTAACGTTGCAGGTGAGTCTGCTTCAGATTGGTATAGCGACCTTGACGATGCGCTGACCGACGCTAACCACACCGGTATTTGGGAAGTCGACCAGGTTCGCGACATTTTCGACGGTTCTGCTAGCACTGACCTGTATACCGGCGATATGTTTACACTGAGCGGTGTTGTTGGTGCTGAATACGAGCATCTGAAATTTATCCAAAAATCAGACCCTGAATCCGGTGCTGGCTTTGTTTCCGGTGGTTCCGGTGGCGATGACGTAGATGCTAAACGTGACCGTACCTCTTTCTACGCCGAGTTCGTGTTCCAATTGCCCTACAACATCGAACTTGATACTGCTATCCGTAACGATGATTACAAACTAAGTGGTAACACTGGTGATGAAGTTGTTAGCTCCAGCTTCTCTGATACGACTCACCGGGTAGCACTGTCTTATCGTCCAACTGACAGCTTGTTGTTGCGTGCTACATGGGGTGAGGCTTTCCGGGCTCCAACCATGAGCGAGCTTTACTCTAGCCGTTCATTTAGTTTCCCTAACGCTTACGACACCCTTTATTGTGATGTGGAAGGTAATGCCTCTAGCAATCCGAACTACTGCCAAAATACCCAGCAGCATTTGACTTGGTACGGTGGTAACCCGGACCTGCAGCCTGAAACCTCTGATTCCTACACCTTGGGCTTTGTGTGGAACATCACTCAAGACCTGTCTTGGGAACTGGGTTACTGGAGCATCAAGTACGACAATAAAGTCGAAGACTTGGACGTAGATGACATCATTGCTCTGGAAGCCGCTACTGGGTCTAGCTCAAACATTACCCGTGGCGCTGATGGCACTATCACGTCTATCCAAAGCGGCTATGTCAACTTGTCAACCTACCAGACTTCTGGTTATGACATGAAGGTGAACTATAAGATCCCGACTAGCATCGGTGACTTTGGTGTGAGCCTGGATGCCAGCTACATTGATGAGTGGAAGTATAAAGCTAGTGACTCTGATCCTTACACGGATTACGCCGGTCAGACTGGCTACCCGGATCTTCGCGCTAACTTAGGCGTTGATTGGTCAATGGATGATTATTTTGCATCGCTGTACTTTAGCTACATCGGCGATCAGGATAATGAGCTGTATGGCGATTCTTACTACAAGATCCCTTCATACACCAAAACCAACTTGACCGCGGGTTACCACACCCCTTGGAATGGCAAAGTGACTTTGGGTATCGCTAACCTGTTTAACCGCGATGCTCCAGCGCAATATGCCGGCTGGCGTGGTATCGATGACAACTTGTATGACATCGGTGGCCGTACCCTGCAATTCCGTTACGAGCAAAAGTTCTAACAAAGAACGTAAAAATTAAAAAGGTGGCCTTGGGCCACCTTTTTTTGTAATAGTCAGTTTCGCTTTTTGAGGCATATTTTTAGTTGCATTCTGCCTAAAAAGGCCGGTATCCAAGGATTCTTAACAGTCTGGAATTGATCTCCCACCGCAATAAAAGCCAGATGTAAAGCATTCATTTCCCATAAGGTGATCTCCTCTACAGCCCTTGTCTAAGCTGTGTTGACACCCTGAAACTAATCTGGAATCATCGACGGCTGGTGTACCTCGTATTGAATGCGAGAGTACAGTCCTTAGAACGCCTACCACATACCGTGAGTAGGGCTCCATAACGATAAGACGTTGGTTGGGAACTATGTCCAGACTAAGCAAGAGAAGCACACTCGCTGCGGCCCTTGCCGGTGCCTTTATGTTTGCCGGTAGCGCCGCTCACGCGGCCGATCCTCTTGTATCTTCTCAAGACGTTGAGAAAAATATCAATGACTCCGCCGCGGCCTCACAGGCCAAAATCGATAAAATTTCAGACCAGACTAACGACCTGATTGCGGATTACCGCACGACGGTTGCTCAGACTAACAACCTGAAAATTTATAACGACCATATTGCTAAGCTTATTGAGAGCCAGCAAAAAGAAATGGCCGGTTACAACAAGCAAATCGCTAACATCACCAAAACTCAAGAGGGCGTTGTTCCTCTGATGTATAAGATGATCGATTCGCTTGCCGAGTTTGTAAAACTCGATATTCCTTTCAAAGAGGAAGAACGTACCAAGCGTATTCAGAAACTGCGTGACATGATGGAAGACTCTTCTATCTCCACGTCTGAGCGCTATCGCCAGATCATGGATGCCTATCAGATCGAACTGGAATACGGCTCCAAAAGTGAAGCTTGGCAGGGCGTTCTTCCTGTCGACGGTAAACAGCTTTCTGTTGACTTCGCTCACATCGGTCGGGTTGCTTTCATCGCACTGTCTTTGGATCAGCAAAATGCTTGGTTCTGGAACCGTGAGAAGAAAGATTGGGAAAAACTGGGTGACAACTACATCACTTCGATCCGCCAAGCGGTCAAGATGGCTCGTAACCAGGCTGCCCCAGACCTCATCAAACTGCCAATCGAAGCACCGGAGTCTGCAGAATGAAAACTGTATTGAAGAGCGTAGTGCTGGCCGCTGGCTTAGTACTTACAGCCCAACCTGTTCTGGCTGCAGCTCCTCAGGCCAAGACCTTGGAGCAGTTGCTTAAACAGGTTCAGAGCGATCGTGTTTCTGACAACAAGATCAACAAGCAACGCGAGCAGGAATTCCTTTCTGCCCGTGCTGACAAACAAGCTCTGTTGAGTAAAGCAAAGCGCGAACTTGCTGACGAGA
Encoded here:
- a CDS encoding TonB-dependent receptor, translated to METASPVTIITRADIELSGNTSVEDVLNNVAANSFGSWRGKSGYGSGYSGTSSVDLRGLGATLVLLDGRRLPGTGGSGGSEYDTSSIPLAIVDRIEILRDGASAIYGSDAVAGVVNIITKKEFDGVTLSVQTESPDVDGGLTTRYELSAGATGERGSLVFVAQHEDQNEITDAAIYGKDAAFSSYSPVARGTYTDDAGDSHYYANMDLCGATPNTGALSSSLGDYCGYAYGNVTWLYGSSTKDNVLSKFTYSLTDDLTLKGRVSAIKNETWSRYAPTPVSTTTLTMDADNPNNPTDYDISSIAFRTAQLGNRDTKYDTSVIDYVVGLDGTTDIGKSVDWNVNYQHTTSTETTHNYNLTNDTAVQTLIDDGDLDIFNVAGESASDWYSDLDDALTDANHTGIWEVDQVRDIFDGSASTDLYTGDMFTLSGVVGAEYEHLKFIQKSDPESGAGFVSGGSGGDDVDAKRDRTSFYAEFVFQLPYNIELDTAIRNDDYKLSGNTGDEVVSSSFSDTTHRVALSYRPTDSLLLRATWGEAFRAPTMSELYSSRSFSFPNAYDTLYCDVEGNASSNPNYCQNTQQHLTWYGGNPDLQPETSDSYTLGFVWNITQDLSWELGYWSIKYDNKVEDLDVDDIIALEAATGSSSNITRGADGTITSIQSGYVNLSTYQTSGYDMKVNYKIPTSIGDFGVSLDASYIDEWKYKASDSDPYTDYAGQTGYPDLRANLGVDWSMDDYFASLYFSYIGDQDNELYGDSYYKIPSYTKTNLTAGYHTPWNGKVTLGIANLFNRDAPAQYAGWRGIDDNLYDIGGRTLQFRYEQKF
- a CDS encoding DUF3450 domain-containing protein: MFAGSAAHAADPLVSSQDVEKNINDSAAASQAKIDKISDQTNDLIADYRTTVAQTNNLKIYNDHIAKLIESQQKEMAGYNKQIANITKTQEGVVPLMYKMIDSLAEFVKLDIPFKEEERTKRIQKLRDMMEDSSISTSERYRQIMDAYQIELEYGSKSEAWQGVLPVDGKQLSVDFAHIGRVAFIALSLDQQNAWFWNREKKDWEKLGDNYITSIRQAVKMARNQAAPDLIKLPIEAPESAE